A genomic segment from bacterium encodes:
- a CDS encoding DUF2157 domain-containing protein, with protein sequence MNVVKRDVVQAAANAGVSYEQTEALWETLESRQDRSARFDVPTVAYYLGALVVMAAMGWFMTTAWERFGGRGILLIATTYAACFATAGYRLWQKSSYRVPGGLLMTLAVWMVPLAIYGLERMTGIWPQGDPSAYAGYHEWIKGSWLLMEIGTIAAGLVALRFVRFPFLTFPVAFAFWYMSMDLAPVLLGRPNVGWEAAWDERLWVSVGVGLVMLVLSGLVNRRSPEDYARWGYLFGLLSFASGLTVLMRTEASWAAYGAVNLALMFTAVLLQRRVFLVFGAIGVYVYLARLAYVVFKDSVMFPFALTALGLAVIYGGALYERHHGRIESSLRGTLFGPTRANGEAR encoded by the coding sequence GTGAATGTCGTCAAACGCGATGTGGTCCAGGCTGCCGCGAACGCCGGGGTCTCGTACGAACAGACCGAGGCCCTCTGGGAGACGCTGGAGAGCCGTCAGGACCGGTCCGCGCGCTTCGACGTGCCCACCGTCGCGTACTATCTGGGCGCGCTCGTTGTGATGGCCGCGATGGGTTGGTTCATGACGACCGCGTGGGAGCGCTTCGGCGGCCGCGGCATTCTTCTCATCGCGACGACCTACGCCGCCTGTTTTGCTACCGCCGGGTACCGGCTCTGGCAGAAAAGCTCCTATCGAGTGCCGGGCGGGTTGCTCATGACGCTGGCGGTCTGGATGGTGCCTCTCGCGATCTACGGCTTGGAGCGGATGACCGGCATCTGGCCGCAGGGAGACCCGAGCGCCTACGCCGGTTACCACGAGTGGATCAAGGGCAGCTGGCTTCTTATGGAAATCGGCACCATCGCAGCCGGTCTCGTAGCGCTCCGGTTCGTCCGCTTTCCGTTTCTGACGTTCCCCGTTGCGTTTGCCTTCTGGTACATGTCAATGGATCTGGCTCCGGTGCTTCTTGGACGTCCGAACGTCGGGTGGGAAGCCGCCTGGGACGAGAGGCTGTGGGTGTCGGTCGGCGTGGGCCTGGTCATGCTGGTCCTCTCGGGCCTTGTCAACCGGAGGAGCCCTGAAGATTATGCACGGTGGGGATACCTCTTCGGCCTGCTCTCGTTTGCGAGCGGCCTCACGGTGCTGATGCGCACGGAAGCGTCGTGGGCGGCATACGGCGCGGTCAACCTGGCGTTGATGTTCACCGCGGTGCTTCTGCAGCGGCGCGTGTTCCTCGTCTTCGGCGCGATCGGAGTCTACGTGTACCTCGCGCGCCTGGCCTACGTGGTGTTCAAGGACTCGGTAATGTTCCCGTTCGCTCTGACGGCGCTCGGGCTCGCCGTCATCTACGGCGGCGCGCTGTACGAGCGGCACCACGGTCGGATCGAGTCGAGCCTTCGCGGGACGCTGTTCGGGCCGACCCGCGCGAACGGGGAGGCACGGTGA
- a CDS encoding lysophospholipid acyltransferase family protein — protein sequence MGGYSAVRWLFRTILRFGFGLTVIGGQHIPPRGPLVLAANHRSDIDPVVVAAAVPRRCTFLTAAELLTRPVLGRLIRPFRVIPIRRGQFDRRAIEECLTRLEHGEALVIFPEGTISAEGRLLPAQDGMAFVAARARVPILPMGISGTRQVWPSGARWPRRGTVTVRVGEPIVPEAAPSRREQSALTARVMEVIRRLADRERFPCRG from the coding sequence ATGGGCGGATACTCGGCGGTCCGGTGGCTCTTCCGGACGATTCTCAGATTCGGGTTCGGACTGACGGTCATTGGCGGGCAGCACATTCCCCCAAGGGGCCCGCTCGTTCTTGCCGCGAACCACAGAAGCGACATCGACCCTGTGGTCGTGGCGGCGGCCGTGCCGCGGCGCTGCACGTTCCTGACCGCGGCCGAACTGCTCACGAGGCCTGTCCTAGGGAGGCTGATCCGCCCGTTCCGGGTCATCCCGATCAGACGCGGGCAGTTCGACCGCCGCGCGATCGAGGAGTGCCTGACACGCCTCGAGCACGGCGAGGCGCTCGTGATCTTCCCCGAGGGCACGATCAGCGCCGAGGGACGCCTCCTACCCGCCCAGGACGGCATGGCATTTGTCGCCGCCCGCGCCCGCGTTCCGATCCTTCCGATGGGGATCTCGGGGACGCGCCAAGTCTGGCCGTCGGGAGCAAGGTGGCCCCGCCGGGGGACGGTCACGGTTCGCGTCGGCGAGCCGATCGTCCCCGAGGCGGCGCCGTCCAGACGCGAGCAATCGGCGCTCACCGCGCGCGTGATGGAGGTGATCAGGCGCCTCGCGGATCGAGAGCGCTTCCCCTGTCGCGGGTGA
- a CDS encoding lysophospholipid acyltransferase family protein: protein MDGYAAFQWIVKGTLRLGFGLQVRDVGRIPGDGPVILAANHGSQIDPLVMAAAVPRRCTFLAAAELLTMPVLGALIRPFRVVPVRRGRFDRGAIEECLARLDRGDALVIFPEGKISTDGRLQRPRDGLAFLAGRARVPIVPVGIGGTYDVWPLGTRMPRPGRITVCVGEAIVPAEAPARRQQSALTARVMQAITRLTGAPDTESPIPLGLCPSGLGKR, encoded by the coding sequence ATGGACGGTTACGCGGCGTTCCAGTGGATCGTCAAGGGAACCCTGAGGCTCGGCTTCGGTCTCCAGGTCAGGGACGTGGGGCGCATCCCGGGGGACGGTCCCGTGATTCTCGCCGCCAACCACGGAAGCCAAATCGATCCTCTCGTGATGGCGGCGGCCGTGCCGCGGCGCTGCACGTTCCTCGCCGCGGCGGAGCTGCTTACAATGCCCGTCCTGGGCGCGCTGATCCGTCCGTTCCGGGTGGTTCCGGTCAGGCGCGGACGGTTCGACCGCGGTGCGATCGAGGAGTGCCTCGCGCGTCTCGATCGCGGCGACGCGCTTGTGATTTTTCCGGAAGGTAAGATCAGCACCGACGGCCGCCTGCAGCGTCCCCGCGACGGTCTCGCGTTCCTTGCCGGCCGAGCCCGGGTCCCGATCGTCCCGGTGGGAATCGGCGGGACCTACGACGTGTGGCCGCTCGGGACGAGAATGCCCCGCCCGGGAAGGATTACCGTTTGCGTCGGCGAGGCGATCGTCCCGGCGGAGGCGCCGGCACGGCGCCAGCAATCGGCGCTGACCGCGCGCGTGATGCAGGCGATCACACGCTTGACGGGCGCGCCGGATACGGAGAGTCCGATCCCGCTCGGTCTGTGTCCCTCGGGTCTGGGCAAGAGGTGA
- a CDS encoding MFS transporter, with product MDPQPGRPLPLAQLLWLGVFWFAVSFVWGALLTVVVPAELLRFVPEPQKGLYLGLLFAGGAVVAMIVSPVVGALSDRSTLPMGRRRPFVAAGALLAVPGLLGMRYAPTYLAFAAALLWVQLTVNAAGSAFNGLIPDKVPAFQRGAMSGVMGGMMMGGTIAAALLSGRLVGAGLTGAVYSIVAGVLLAAAVAIVWKVEETPLRCAPRLALPAFLRSFWVDPARYPDFAWLFATRGLVMLGFYTVITFLQFFVRDTLHLSRLHAAQATGTLSAVVIASGALVAIAAGPASDLIGRKGIVSTAGMFLAFTVLGLLFQPPYQTLLWIGVLFGIGYGAYASVDWALAIDVLPSGRSAAKDLGIWGIANTLPQVLAPAIAGPLLDVFNRTGPNLGYSVIFLLAVVEVALGSVFVWKIKGAR from the coding sequence GTGGACCCGCAGCCGGGCCGGCCGCTTCCGCTCGCTCAACTCCTCTGGCTTGGCGTCTTCTGGTTTGCGGTCAGCTTCGTCTGGGGCGCGCTGCTTACGGTGGTCGTGCCCGCGGAGCTTCTCCGGTTCGTTCCCGAGCCACAGAAGGGGCTGTACCTTGGGCTGCTCTTCGCGGGCGGCGCCGTCGTCGCGATGATCGTGTCGCCCGTCGTCGGCGCGTTGAGCGACCGCTCCACACTTCCCATGGGGCGCCGGCGGCCGTTTGTCGCGGCCGGCGCGCTGCTCGCGGTGCCCGGGCTTCTCGGCATGCGGTACGCACCGACCTATCTCGCGTTCGCTGCCGCACTGCTCTGGGTTCAACTGACGGTCAACGCCGCCGGGAGTGCCTTCAACGGTCTGATTCCAGACAAGGTCCCTGCTTTCCAGCGCGGGGCGATGTCGGGGGTAATGGGCGGCATGATGATGGGCGGCACGATCGCGGCCGCGCTGCTGTCGGGCCGCCTGGTCGGCGCCGGCCTGACCGGTGCCGTCTACTCGATCGTCGCCGGCGTCCTCCTCGCGGCCGCGGTTGCGATCGTCTGGAAGGTTGAAGAGACACCGCTGCGGTGCGCTCCGCGTCTCGCGCTGCCTGCATTTCTCAGATCCTTTTGGGTCGATCCGGCCCGCTACCCCGACTTCGCCTGGCTATTCGCGACGCGGGGACTGGTCATGCTCGGATTCTACACGGTCATCACCTTCCTCCAGTTTTTCGTCCGCGATACCTTGCACCTCTCCCGCCTCCACGCAGCGCAGGCGACGGGGACCCTCAGCGCGGTCGTCATCGCCTCGGGGGCGCTGGTCGCGATCGCCGCCGGGCCGGCATCGGATCTGATCGGCCGCAAGGGAATCGTCTCGACGGCCGGGATGTTCCTGGCGTTCACGGTCCTGGGTTTGCTCTTTCAGCCGCCGTACCAGACGCTGCTGTGGATCGGCGTGCTGTTCGGTATCGGCTATGGCGCGTACGCGAGTGTCGACTGGGCGCTTGCGATCGACGTTCTCCCGTCGGGCCGTTCGGCCGCGAAGGATCTCGGGATTTGGGGCATCGCGAACACACTGCCCCAGGTGCTCGCGCCCGCCATCGCCGGGCCGCTGCTCGACGTCTTCAACCGGACGGGGCCCAACCTTGGGTATTCGGTCATCTTCTTGCTGGCTGTGGTCGAAGTCGCGCTCGGCTCGGTCTTCGTTTGGAAAATCAAGGGCGCGCGATAG
- a CDS encoding alpha/beta hydrolase, translating into MRALLTSTFRTRTLAWLTQRPWIPDTRLRSVEFESADGIRLTGWYGDRPGAAATIILCHGVPGDKRDMAGLAGALIDAGFAVLAFDFRNWGESARTAVTLGHRELQDILGAVVLVERLAGPRRRIGIVGLSMGAAAAILAAARSPAIKAVVADSSYARLDHAAERVARRLGGPLAVLAWRRARRVGERLIGVPLASVAPVEAIAAISPRPVLIIHGKRDRLTDVGDAHALYRACGEPKALWVVERAGHARTRRVGIEEYHRRVIGFFEEHLSASA; encoded by the coding sequence ATGCGGGCACTGCTCACGTCCACATTTCGCACTCGTACGCTCGCGTGGCTCACACAGAGACCGTGGATTCCGGACACACGGCTCCGGTCGGTGGAGTTCGAGAGCGCAGATGGGATCAGGCTGACCGGATGGTACGGCGATCGGCCCGGGGCCGCCGCGACGATCATCCTCTGCCACGGCGTGCCCGGAGATAAGCGCGACATGGCCGGTCTGGCCGGCGCGCTCATCGACGCGGGGTTCGCCGTGCTCGCGTTCGATTTCCGGAATTGGGGAGAGAGCGCGCGCACGGCGGTCACCCTCGGGCACCGAGAACTTCAGGACATCCTGGGGGCTGTGGTACTCGTGGAGCGCCTCGCCGGACCGCGGCGCCGGATCGGAATCGTGGGGCTCTCGATGGGCGCCGCCGCGGCGATCCTCGCCGCCGCCCGGAGCCCGGCGATCAAAGCGGTCGTCGCCGACAGCAGCTACGCGAGGCTCGACCACGCCGCCGAGCGGGTGGCGCGCCGCCTCGGCGGGCCGCTCGCGGTCTTGGCGTGGCGCCGAGCCCGGCGGGTCGGCGAGCGCCTGATTGGTGTGCCGCTGGCGTCGGTCGCGCCCGTCGAGGCGATCGCCGCGATCAGTCCACGTCCGGTTCTGATCATCCACGGGAAGCGGGACCGGCTGACCGACGTCGGGGACGCCCACGCCCTATACCGCGCGTGCGGCGAGCCCAAGGCGCTCTGGGTCGTCGAACGGGCCGGGCACGCCCGCACGCGCCGCGTAGGTATCGAGGAATACCACCGGCGCGTCATCGGTTTCTTTGAGGAGCACTTGTCAGCGTCGGCGTGA
- a CDS encoding response regulator transcription factor — translation MSEAPSKVRLLVADDDSVLRHTLANLLAMTDGVEIVGEAADGDEAVELAVARQAGVVLMDIGMPRCDGIAATRRLAERAPNIKVVILTIYADDDRVFRALQAGARGYLLKDAAPDEIVRAVRAVHDGEGILHPGLVGRVIREFTRVTERDPEREQRFSELTAREREVLDLLACGLRNQDIAARLAIAEKTVKHHISNILSKLRVNHRTEAAILASRLGLGRHIEAR, via the coding sequence GTGAGCGAGGCTCCATCGAAAGTTCGGCTGCTCGTTGCCGACGATGACAGCGTCTTGCGGCACACCCTCGCGAACCTGCTCGCGATGACGGACGGCGTTGAGATCGTGGGCGAGGCCGCCGACGGCGATGAGGCGGTGGAGCTTGCGGTGGCGCGGCAGGCCGGCGTCGTCCTGATGGACATCGGGATGCCGCGCTGCGACGGCATCGCGGCGACCCGGCGCCTTGCGGAGCGGGCGCCCAACATCAAAGTGGTCATTCTCACCATCTACGCCGATGACGACCGCGTCTTTCGCGCGCTGCAGGCGGGGGCCCGCGGGTATCTCCTCAAGGACGCCGCTCCGGACGAGATCGTCCGCGCGGTGCGCGCGGTGCACGACGGCGAGGGGATCCTGCACCCCGGTCTCGTGGGCCGGGTCATCCGCGAGTTCACGCGCGTCACGGAACGCGACCCGGAGCGGGAGCAGCGGTTCTCGGAGCTCACGGCGCGCGAGCGCGAGGTGCTGGACCTACTGGCGTGCGGCCTTCGCAACCAGGACATCGCGGCGCGCCTCGCGATCGCGGAAAAGACCGTCAAGCATCACATCAGCAACATTCTCTCAAAACTGCGGGTCAACCACCGGACGGAAGCGGCGATCCTGGCCTCGCGCCTGGGTCTCGGGCGGCACATCGAAGCGCGCTGA
- a CDS encoding sensor histidine kinase — MADQTRPAGMWMHRQRAVTLLDWVFLVGLALWRTLLGPWPLYLYELAGGSALYLAARTAIVLRREVPMWAEYLFVFIDAAIVAVVVRMLGGIRDDFYLAYFFVFGEAAVTLDFWLVVALSGWIVLGYLLATRPANFDETWVVGYRLFFMLVAGVGAGWIAWREATHGREVAHLREQLLLEEERGRLAREIHDGVGHILAAGAQSVELVERLLPTDPQRAQALLPDVKRLFRQGLDEIRLLVLGLRSPGPSAGDAVAAARQYLAALSTRTEIATEVRSRDAAIPLSPASEFAFRRILQETLTNVARHARARRVAVTLDHTAGTLTCSVQDDGVGFDAAGDGGRRGFGLDHIHERAAELGGTLDIASRPAGGTTVTFSLPLRAAPRPRERMA, encoded by the coding sequence ATGGCCGACCAGACGCGCCCGGCGGGAATGTGGATGCACCGGCAGCGGGCTGTCACCTTGCTGGACTGGGTGTTCCTCGTCGGCCTTGCGTTGTGGCGGACACTGCTCGGTCCCTGGCCCCTCTACCTCTACGAGCTAGCGGGAGGGTCGGCGCTGTACCTTGCGGCGCGCACCGCGATCGTGCTGCGGCGCGAGGTCCCGATGTGGGCCGAGTACCTGTTTGTTTTCATCGACGCGGCAATCGTCGCCGTGGTGGTCCGGATGCTCGGCGGCATCCGGGACGATTTCTACCTGGCTTACTTCTTCGTCTTCGGCGAAGCCGCGGTGACCCTCGACTTCTGGCTCGTGGTGGCGCTGAGCGGCTGGATCGTCCTCGGCTATCTGCTCGCGACCCGACCCGCCAACTTTGACGAGACCTGGGTCGTCGGCTACCGACTGTTCTTCATGCTTGTTGCCGGCGTGGGCGCCGGGTGGATCGCGTGGCGGGAGGCCACGCACGGACGGGAGGTCGCGCACCTACGCGAGCAACTGCTCCTCGAGGAGGAGCGCGGCCGGCTTGCGCGGGAGATCCACGACGGCGTGGGGCACATCCTGGCCGCGGGGGCGCAGTCCGTGGAACTGGTCGAACGCCTGCTGCCCACGGATCCGCAACGCGCCCAGGCACTTCTGCCTGACGTGAAGCGTCTGTTCCGGCAGGGTCTGGATGAGATCCGGCTGCTTGTCCTCGGGCTCCGGTCCCCAGGGCCGTCGGCGGGAGACGCGGTAGCCGCTGCGCGACAATACCTCGCCGCGCTGTCCACTCGCACCGAGATCGCAACCGAGGTCCGCAGCCGCGACGCGGCGATTCCGTTGTCACCCGCGTCGGAGTTTGCGTTTCGGCGCATCCTCCAGGAGACGCTCACGAACGTCGCGCGGCATGCCCGTGCCCGCCGCGTGGCGGTGACCCTCGATCACACCGCCGGGACCTTGACGTGCAGCGTGCAAGACGACGGCGTCGGCTTTGACGCCGCCGGTGACGGCGGCCGACGCGGGTTTGGGCTCGACCACATTCACGAGCGCGCCGCGGAGCTCGGCGGCACCCTGGATATTGCCTCGAGGCCGGCGGGCGGCACCACGGTCACCTTCTCGCTCCCCCTGCGTGCCGCGCCGCGGCCGCGCGAGAGGATGGCGTGA
- a CDS encoding CDP-alcohol phosphatidyltransferase family protein, with the protein MVSKAPAERRLSVANPPLTLADAVTGCRLVLLPFLVYALAQRLAGLGAGLLAAVIVSDLIDGRIARLMPRVRNFGGAFDSAIDFVVIYVLFTVLFIIGLLPWWKWAVILVTGLLMAVTQTLYAVSAGDIVFAPTVTAKLVGQIQYAYLLLLTARRFWLTGEWVQVTDHAIFVLLALAIAVNTRRQTILLFNHVRARALRLGRTAHVPSDNI; encoded by the coding sequence ATGGTGAGCAAGGCGCCCGCCGAGCGCAGGCTCTCCGTGGCGAATCCGCCGCTCACGCTTGCCGATGCAGTCACGGGCTGCCGACTCGTGCTGTTGCCATTCCTCGTCTATGCGCTCGCACAACGGCTGGCGGGGCTCGGAGCGGGACTGCTGGCCGCCGTGATTGTCAGCGATCTCATTGACGGTCGGATCGCCCGCTTGATGCCGCGGGTCCGCAACTTCGGCGGGGCATTCGACAGCGCAATCGATTTTGTGGTCATCTACGTCCTGTTCACGGTGTTGTTCATTATCGGGCTCCTACCTTGGTGGAAATGGGCCGTCATACTGGTGACAGGCCTGCTCATGGCGGTCACGCAAACCCTGTATGCGGTCTCGGCGGGAGACATTGTATTCGCCCCAACCGTCACCGCCAAGCTGGTTGGACAGATTCAGTATGCTTACTTGCTGCTTCTGACCGCCCGTAGGTTCTGGCTGACCGGCGAATGGGTGCAGGTTACCGACCACGCAATCTTCGTGCTCTTGGCTCTTGCGATTGCGGTGAACACACGACGGCAGACGATCCTTCTTTTCAATCATGTAAGGGCGCGCGCATTGCGGTTAGGCCGGACAGCGCACGTGCCTTCTGACAACATCTAG